From a single Callithrix jacchus isolate 240 chromosome 5, calJac240_pri, whole genome shotgun sequence genomic region:
- the SERPINF1 gene encoding pigment epithelium-derived factor isoform X3 — translation MSPTANVLLSPLSVATALSALSLGAEQRTESIIHRALYYDLISSPDIHGTYKELLDTVTAPQKNLRSASRIIFERKLRIRSSFVAPLEKSYGTRPRVLTGNPRLDLQEVNNWVQAQMKGKLARSTKEMPSDVSILLLGVAHFKGQWVTKFDSRKTSLEDFHLDEDRTVRVPMMSDPKAILRYGLDSDLSCKIAQLPLTGSMSIIFFLPLKVTQNLTLIEESLTSEFIHDIDRELKTIQAVLTVPKLKLSYEGEVTKSLQEMKLQSLFDSPDFSKITGKPIKLTQVEHRAGFEWNEEGAGAGATPGPGPQPAYLTFPLDYHLNQPFIFVLRDTDTGALLFIGKILDPRGT, via the exons ATGAGCCCCACGGCCAATGTGCTCTTGTCTCCACTCAGTGTGGCCACCGCGCTCTCCGCCCTCTCACTGG GAGCGGAGCAGCGAACGGAATCCATCATTCACCGGGCTCTCTACTACGACCTGATCAGCAGCCCAGACATCCATGGCACCTATAAGGAGCTGCTTGACACTGTCACTGCTCCCCAGAAGAACCTTAGGAGTGCCTCCCGAATCATCTTTGAGAGGA AGCTGCGCATCAGATCCAGCTTCGTCGCCCCCCTGGAAAAGTCATATGGGACCAGGCCCAGAGTCCTGACAGGCAACCCTCGCTTGGACCTTCAGGAGGTCAACAACTGGGTGCAGGCGCAGATGAAAGGGAAGCTCGCCAGGTCCACGAAGGAGATGCCCAGTGATGTCAGCATCCTCCTTCTCGGCGTGGCACACTTCAAGG GGCAGTGGGTAACAAAGTTTGACTCCAGAAAGACTTCCCTGGAGGATTTCCACTTGGATGAAGACAGGACTGTGAGGGTCCCCATGATGTCAGACCCTAAGGCTATTTTGCGTTATGGCTTGGATTCTGATCTCAGCTGCAAG ATTGCCCAGCTGCCCTTGACCGGAAGCATGAGTATCATCTTCTTCCTGCCCCTGAAAGTGACCCAGAATTTGACCTTGATAGAAGAGAGCCTCACCTCTGAGTTCATTCATGACATAGACCGAGAACTGAAGACCATCCAAGCAGTCCTGACCGTCCCCAAGCTGAAGCTGAGTTACGAAGGCGAAGTTACCAAGTCCCTGCAGGAGATGA AGCTGCAATCCCTGTTTGATTCACCAGACTTTAGCAAGATCACAGGCAAACCTATCAAGCTGACTCAAGTGGAACACCGGGCTGGCTTCGAGTGGAATGAGgaaggggcaggggctggggccacCCCCGGCCCAGGGCCACAGCCTGCCTACCTCACCTTCCCCTTGGACTATCACCTCAACCAGCCTTTCATCTTTGTACTGAGGGACACAGACACCGGGGCCCTTCTCTTCATTGGCAAGATTCTGGACCCCAGGGGCACCTAA
- the SERPINF1 gene encoding pigment epithelium-derived factor isoform X1, with product MSRPRMQALVLLLWIGALLGHSSCQNPSGRPEEDSPDPDSTGVPVEEEDPFFKVPVNKLAAAVSNFGYDLYRVQSSMSPTANVLLSPLSVATALSALSLGAEQRTESIIHRALYYDLISSPDIHGTYKELLDTVTAPQKNLRSASRIIFERKLRIRSSFVAPLEKSYGTRPRVLTGNPRLDLQEVNNWVQAQMKGKLARSTKEMPSDVSILLLGVAHFKGQWVTKFDSRKTSLEDFHLDEDRTVRVPMMSDPKAILRYGLDSDLSCKIAQLPLTGSMSIIFFLPLKVTQNLTLIEESLTSEFIHDIDRELKTIQAVLTVPKLKLSYEGEVTKSLQEMKLQSLFDSPDFSKITGKPIKLTQVEHRAGFEWNEEGAGAGATPGPGPQPAYLTFPLDYHLNQPFIFVLRDTDTGALLFIGKILDPRGT from the exons ATGAGCC GCCCCAGGATGCAGGCCCTGGTGCTTCTCCTCTGGATTGGAGCCCTCCTCGGGCACAGCAGCTGCCAGAACCCCTCGGGCCGCCCGGAGGAG GACTCCCCAGACCCCGACAGCACAGGGGTGCCGGTGGAAGAGGAGGATCCCTTCTTCAAGGTCCCTGTGAACAAGCTGGCAGCAGCAGTCTCCAACTTTGGCTATGACTTGTACCGGGTGCAATCCAGCATGAGCCCCACGGCCAATGTGCTCTTGTCTCCACTCAGTGTGGCCACCGCGCTCTCCGCCCTCTCACTGG GAGCGGAGCAGCGAACGGAATCCATCATTCACCGGGCTCTCTACTACGACCTGATCAGCAGCCCAGACATCCATGGCACCTATAAGGAGCTGCTTGACACTGTCACTGCTCCCCAGAAGAACCTTAGGAGTGCCTCCCGAATCATCTTTGAGAGGA AGCTGCGCATCAGATCCAGCTTCGTCGCCCCCCTGGAAAAGTCATATGGGACCAGGCCCAGAGTCCTGACAGGCAACCCTCGCTTGGACCTTCAGGAGGTCAACAACTGGGTGCAGGCGCAGATGAAAGGGAAGCTCGCCAGGTCCACGAAGGAGATGCCCAGTGATGTCAGCATCCTCCTTCTCGGCGTGGCACACTTCAAGG GGCAGTGGGTAACAAAGTTTGACTCCAGAAAGACTTCCCTGGAGGATTTCCACTTGGATGAAGACAGGACTGTGAGGGTCCCCATGATGTCAGACCCTAAGGCTATTTTGCGTTATGGCTTGGATTCTGATCTCAGCTGCAAG ATTGCCCAGCTGCCCTTGACCGGAAGCATGAGTATCATCTTCTTCCTGCCCCTGAAAGTGACCCAGAATTTGACCTTGATAGAAGAGAGCCTCACCTCTGAGTTCATTCATGACATAGACCGAGAACTGAAGACCATCCAAGCAGTCCTGACCGTCCCCAAGCTGAAGCTGAGTTACGAAGGCGAAGTTACCAAGTCCCTGCAGGAGATGA AGCTGCAATCCCTGTTTGATTCACCAGACTTTAGCAAGATCACAGGCAAACCTATCAAGCTGACTCAAGTGGAACACCGGGCTGGCTTCGAGTGGAATGAGgaaggggcaggggctggggccacCCCCGGCCCAGGGCCACAGCCTGCCTACCTCACCTTCCCCTTGGACTATCACCTCAACCAGCCTTTCATCTTTGTACTGAGGGACACAGACACCGGGGCCCTTCTCTTCATTGGCAAGATTCTGGACCCCAGGGGCACCTAA
- the SERPINF1 gene encoding pigment epithelium-derived factor isoform X2 translates to MQALVLLLWIGALLGHSSCQNPSGRPEEDSPDPDSTGVPVEEEDPFFKVPVNKLAAAVSNFGYDLYRVQSSMSPTANVLLSPLSVATALSALSLGAEQRTESIIHRALYYDLISSPDIHGTYKELLDTVTAPQKNLRSASRIIFERKLRIRSSFVAPLEKSYGTRPRVLTGNPRLDLQEVNNWVQAQMKGKLARSTKEMPSDVSILLLGVAHFKGQWVTKFDSRKTSLEDFHLDEDRTVRVPMMSDPKAILRYGLDSDLSCKIAQLPLTGSMSIIFFLPLKVTQNLTLIEESLTSEFIHDIDRELKTIQAVLTVPKLKLSYEGEVTKSLQEMKLQSLFDSPDFSKITGKPIKLTQVEHRAGFEWNEEGAGAGATPGPGPQPAYLTFPLDYHLNQPFIFVLRDTDTGALLFIGKILDPRGT, encoded by the exons ATGCAGGCCCTGGTGCTTCTCCTCTGGATTGGAGCCCTCCTCGGGCACAGCAGCTGCCAGAACCCCTCGGGCCGCCCGGAGGAG GACTCCCCAGACCCCGACAGCACAGGGGTGCCGGTGGAAGAGGAGGATCCCTTCTTCAAGGTCCCTGTGAACAAGCTGGCAGCAGCAGTCTCCAACTTTGGCTATGACTTGTACCGGGTGCAATCCAGCATGAGCCCCACGGCCAATGTGCTCTTGTCTCCACTCAGTGTGGCCACCGCGCTCTCCGCCCTCTCACTGG GAGCGGAGCAGCGAACGGAATCCATCATTCACCGGGCTCTCTACTACGACCTGATCAGCAGCCCAGACATCCATGGCACCTATAAGGAGCTGCTTGACACTGTCACTGCTCCCCAGAAGAACCTTAGGAGTGCCTCCCGAATCATCTTTGAGAGGA AGCTGCGCATCAGATCCAGCTTCGTCGCCCCCCTGGAAAAGTCATATGGGACCAGGCCCAGAGTCCTGACAGGCAACCCTCGCTTGGACCTTCAGGAGGTCAACAACTGGGTGCAGGCGCAGATGAAAGGGAAGCTCGCCAGGTCCACGAAGGAGATGCCCAGTGATGTCAGCATCCTCCTTCTCGGCGTGGCACACTTCAAGG GGCAGTGGGTAACAAAGTTTGACTCCAGAAAGACTTCCCTGGAGGATTTCCACTTGGATGAAGACAGGACTGTGAGGGTCCCCATGATGTCAGACCCTAAGGCTATTTTGCGTTATGGCTTGGATTCTGATCTCAGCTGCAAG ATTGCCCAGCTGCCCTTGACCGGAAGCATGAGTATCATCTTCTTCCTGCCCCTGAAAGTGACCCAGAATTTGACCTTGATAGAAGAGAGCCTCACCTCTGAGTTCATTCATGACATAGACCGAGAACTGAAGACCATCCAAGCAGTCCTGACCGTCCCCAAGCTGAAGCTGAGTTACGAAGGCGAAGTTACCAAGTCCCTGCAGGAGATGA AGCTGCAATCCCTGTTTGATTCACCAGACTTTAGCAAGATCACAGGCAAACCTATCAAGCTGACTCAAGTGGAACACCGGGCTGGCTTCGAGTGGAATGAGgaaggggcaggggctggggccacCCCCGGCCCAGGGCCACAGCCTGCCTACCTCACCTTCCCCTTGGACTATCACCTCAACCAGCCTTTCATCTTTGTACTGAGGGACACAGACACCGGGGCCCTTCTCTTCATTGGCAAGATTCTGGACCCCAGGGGCACCTAA